A genomic window from Sulfurimonas sp. includes:
- a CDS encoding DNA adenine methylase: MSKPVIKWVGGKRQLINELKSFLPKKYNRYFEPFIGGGALFFSLKQHNSFISDYNHELTNLYSTIKNDTDKLIKDLKKHKNTEEYYYEMRALDRDEKKYKRLSNVQKASRFIYLNKTGFNGLYRVNSKGQHNVPYGKYKNPTWLDEENLKECSKLLAHTEIQTGDFEVVKEHVQKGDFVYFDPPYVPVNKTSSFTSYTDQGFDSKMQERLKELCDYIDSIGAYFMLSNSYTDYILDLYKDYDIKTVMATRAVNSKASGRGKIKEVVVLNYKVDSDEKN; the protein is encoded by the coding sequence GTGAGTAAACCAGTTATTAAATGGGTTGGCGGTAAAAGACAGTTAATCAATGAATTAAAAAGTTTTTTACCTAAAAAATATAATCGTTATTTTGAGCCCTTTATTGGTGGAGGTGCCCTGTTTTTTTCACTGAAACAGCATAACAGTTTCATAAGCGATTACAACCACGAACTTACAAACCTTTACTCAACGATCAAAAACGATACCGACAAACTGATCAAAGATCTTAAAAAACATAAAAATACTGAAGAATATTATTATGAGATGAGAGCACTCGATCGAGATGAGAAAAAATATAAACGCCTCTCAAACGTACAAAAAGCCAGCAGATTTATCTACCTTAACAAAACAGGCTTCAACGGTTTATATAGAGTAAACAGTAAAGGTCAGCACAACGTTCCGTATGGAAAGTATAAAAACCCGACTTGGCTAGATGAAGAGAACTTAAAAGAATGCTCTAAACTACTTGCACATACAGAGATCCAAACAGGTGATTTTGAAGTTGTAAAAGAACATGTTCAAAAAGGCGATTTTGTATATTTCGATCCGCCTTACGTACCGGTAAACAAAACATCTAGTTTTACCTCTTATACTGATCAGGGCTTTGATTCAAAGATGCAAGAGAGACTAAAAGAGCTGTGTGACTACATAGACTCAATTGGGGCTTACTTTATGCTTTCAAACTCATACACGGACTATATTTTAGATCTGTACAAAGATTATGATATAAAAACTGTTATGGCAACCAGAGCCGTTAACTCAAAAGCATCTGGAAGAGGAAAGATTAAAGAGGTTGTAGTACTAAACTATAAAGTTGACTCAGATGAGAAAAACTAA
- a CDS encoding PhoX family phosphatase, with product MRVLFLILSIIIFFQCLNADELLFENISFSSKEVQKHKIISSKYINIKNKKFPINYHVIARSGDKIGSGVFGEVQDINGKPLFISNKNDFSSLHYKEGSYFLLTQFESAPAAIYLTKLQREQNGIFKALSTKSLDLSSIGGLWVPCAGSVTPWGSHLGSEEYEPDASLEYVKRPMAKYFGNDTSKINIYNYGWIPELTILDSNGNTEIKKHYSMGRFSHELAYIMPDKRTVYMSDDGHNVGLFMFIADKAEDLSRGTLYGAKWVQNENGATLEWISLGHATDNEIKKSIDSKVKFTDIFDSVITLDGVCPKNYSSINTSFGYECLKVKKGMDKIASRLESRRYAAIKGATTEFNKLEGITYNNNENKLYLSVSSIDGGMTRDQNGADLGGSNHINLEKNICGAVYEMNLKSYVAQSMKKLIEGIQNDDIPNNSCDINNIANPDNITYINNKNILIIGEDSSSGHQNDNVWAYNTKTKKLTRIMTTPYGSETTGVYYYNNFHGFDYILSTVQHPYGESDQDKARTNDDFRAYTGYLGPLPVLSSF from the coding sequence ATGCGTGTTTTATTTTTAATTTTAAGTATCATCATTTTTTTTCAGTGTTTAAATGCAGATGAACTGCTATTTGAAAATATAAGTTTTTCATCGAAAGAAGTTCAAAAACACAAGATCATATCAAGCAAATATATAAATATAAAAAACAAAAAATTTCCCATAAACTACCATGTCATAGCACGTAGCGGAGACAAGATCGGAAGTGGAGTTTTTGGTGAAGTTCAAGATATAAATGGAAAACCTCTATTTATAAGCAATAAAAATGACTTCTCATCTTTACATTATAAAGAAGGAAGTTACTTTTTACTTACACAGTTTGAAAGTGCACCTGCCGCAATTTACCTTACAAAACTACAAAGAGAGCAAAACGGAATATTTAAAGCTTTAAGTACAAAAAGTTTAGACCTAAGCTCTATTGGAGGGTTATGGGTTCCGTGTGCAGGAAGTGTAACTCCATGGGGAAGCCATTTAGGCAGTGAAGAGTATGAGCCTGATGCCTCTTTGGAGTATGTAAAAAGACCAATGGCCAAATATTTTGGAAATGACACCAGTAAAATAAATATATACAACTACGGTTGGATACCTGAGCTCACTATTTTAGACAGTAATGGAAATACAGAGATTAAAAAACACTATTCTATGGGAAGGTTTTCTCATGAACTGGCATATATTATGCCGGATAAACGCACAGTATACATGAGCGATGATGGTCATAATGTAGGGCTGTTCATGTTCATAGCCGATAAAGCAGAAGATCTTTCAAGAGGTACGCTCTACGGTGCAAAATGGGTACAAAATGAAAACGGTGCAACTTTAGAGTGGATCAGCTTAGGTCATGCAACAGATAATGAAATCAAAAAAAGTATAGATTCAAAAGTTAAGTTTACAGATATATTTGATTCAGTAATTACGCTTGATGGAGTTTGTCCAAAAAACTACTCATCCATAAATACATCTTTTGGATACGAGTGCCTTAAAGTCAAAAAAGGTATGGATAAAATCGCTTCAAGGCTAGAATCAAGAAGATATGCAGCTATAAAAGGTGCGACTACAGAGTTTAATAAATTAGAAGGCATTACCTATAATAACAATGAAAACAAACTTTACTTATCGGTAAGCTCTATTGACGGTGGTATGACACGCGATCAAAATGGTGCAGATTTAGGTGGGAGCAACCATATAAATTTAGAAAAAAACATATGTGGAGCCGTGTATGAGATGAACTTAAAATCCTACGTGGCACAATCTATGAAAAAGTTGATTGAAGGTATCCAAAACGACGATATTCCTAACAATTCATGTGACATAAACAACATAGCAAATCCTGACAACATAACTTATATAAACAACAAAAATATACTAATAATTGGAGAAGATAGCAGTAGCGGTCATCAAAACGACAATGTATGGGCATACAATACAAAAACTAAAAAATTAACTAGAATTATGACTACACCATACGGTAGTGAAACAACGGGTGTATATTATTATAATAATTTTCATGGGTTTGACTATATATTATCTACTGTCCAACATCCTTACGGAGAAAGCGATCAGGACAAAGCAAGAACTAATGATGACTTTAGGGCTTATACAGGGTATTTAGGTCCATTACCCGTATTATCATCTTTTTAA
- a CDS encoding ATP-dependent zinc protease: MINKKIVGKKECISIIDLDLYNLDAKVDTGADSNALHCDDIFIDDENNVHFKLLDEVHEAYHGRKMIMPLYKVKKVRSSNGELQIRPSIKVSVEFFGKKYKTIISLTNRADMKYPMLIGRKFLNGKFLVDVSQEYIAKGE, translated from the coding sequence GTGATTAATAAAAAGATTGTTGGCAAAAAAGAGTGTATTTCTATTATAGACTTGGATCTTTATAATTTAGATGCAAAAGTTGACACGGGAGCAGATTCAAATGCCCTACATTGTGATGACATTTTTATAGATGATGAAAACAATGTACACTTCAAACTTCTTGATGAAGTCCATGAAGCTTATCATGGTCGTAAAATGATCATGCCTCTGTATAAAGTCAAAAAAGTTAGAAGTTCAAACGGTGAACTACAGATACGTCCTTCAATAAAAGTTAGTGTTGAATTTTTCGGTAAAAAATATAAAACAATTATTTCATTAACCAATCGCGCTGATATGAAATATCCTATGCTAATAGGAAGAAAGTTTTTAAACGGTAAATTTTTAGTTGACGTATCTCAAGAATATATTGCAAAAGGAGAATAA